A region from the Streptomyces tsukubensis genome encodes:
- a CDS encoding chitinase C-terminal domain-containing protein gives MRAPHQEDPNVLSPRRTRATLFAAGAAAVGGLLATTLSSGVSQAASQENCRPEGLYSTPGVNVPYCTVYDTEGREKMGADHQRRIIGYFANWRTGQDGRPAYLANNIPWDKITHINYAFAGIDSANKISIGAAGPTNPNTGMTWPGVAGAEMDPALPYKGHFNLLNKFKKLHPDVKTLISVGGWTDSGGFYKTTTNADGTVNTAGINTFADSAVEFIRQYGFNGVDIDYEYPTSMKDAGNPADWTVANARRAGLNKSYSVLMKTLREKLDRASAADGKHYLLTIAAPSSGYLLRGMETYETAKYLDYVNIMSYDLHGTWNEHVGPNAALYDDGKDTELAPVYGTSQYGGIGYLNTDWAYHYFRGSMPAGRINIGVPTYTRGWKNVQGGTDGLWGKSVANSCPPGSGLTKCGDGAVGIDNIWHDKDTNGQEAPAGFNPMWHAKNLEKGIVPDYLPKFGLPANSTLTGTYVRKYDSTLVAPWLWNAQKKVFISTEDEQSMTAKADYVVNKGLGGTMIWELAGDYDYNTAKGQYEPGSSLISLMYNKYKAATPYGVKKSNTALPTEAINLGVEFGGFQLGDNNYPLSPKLKITNNTTATLPGGTEFQFDYATSAPSNAKDQSGFNSRIVSSDHTGNNVGGLKGDFHRIALKLPAWQTVAPGASVELDFVYYLPTSTPSNWTVTFGGKTYAVAGDLARGTTVVDPGSGGTTGTTGTTGTTGTTGTTGTTGTTGTTGANGSTTGGCTAPAWDRNTEYPANSQVSHQGKNWKSKWWTKGDEPGTSQWGPWQDLGAC, from the coding sequence ATGCGGGCCCCCCACCAGGAGGATCCGAACGTGCTGTCCCCCCGACGAACGAGAGCGACGCTGTTCGCTGCCGGCGCCGCCGCCGTCGGCGGCCTGCTGGCGACGACGCTCTCGTCAGGCGTGTCCCAGGCCGCCTCACAGGAGAACTGTCGCCCCGAAGGGCTGTACTCGACGCCCGGCGTCAACGTCCCGTACTGCACGGTGTACGACACCGAGGGACGCGAGAAGATGGGCGCGGACCACCAGCGCCGCATCATCGGCTACTTCGCCAACTGGCGTACCGGCCAGGACGGCAGGCCCGCCTACCTCGCCAACAACATCCCGTGGGACAAGATCACCCACATCAACTACGCCTTCGCCGGCATCGACTCCGCCAACAAGATCAGCATTGGCGCGGCCGGACCGACGAACCCCAACACGGGGATGACGTGGCCGGGTGTGGCCGGTGCCGAGATGGACCCGGCGCTGCCCTACAAGGGCCACTTCAACCTGCTCAACAAGTTCAAGAAGCTCCACCCCGACGTCAAGACGCTGATCTCGGTCGGCGGCTGGACGGACAGCGGCGGCTTCTACAAGACCACCACCAACGCCGACGGCACGGTGAACACGGCGGGGATCAACACCTTCGCCGACTCCGCCGTCGAGTTCATCCGGCAGTACGGCTTCAACGGCGTCGACATCGACTACGAGTACCCGACGTCGATGAAGGACGCGGGCAACCCGGCCGACTGGACCGTGGCCAACGCCCGCCGCGCCGGGCTCAACAAGAGCTACAGCGTGCTGATGAAGACGCTGCGCGAGAAGCTCGACCGGGCCAGCGCCGCCGACGGCAAGCACTACCTGCTGACCATCGCGGCGCCGTCCTCCGGCTATCTGCTGCGCGGCATGGAGACGTACGAGACCGCGAAGTACCTCGACTACGTCAACATCATGTCGTACGACCTCCACGGCACGTGGAACGAGCACGTCGGCCCGAACGCCGCGCTGTACGACGACGGCAAGGACACCGAGCTGGCGCCGGTCTACGGCACCTCCCAGTACGGCGGCATCGGCTATCTGAACACCGACTGGGCCTACCACTACTTCCGTGGTTCGATGCCGGCCGGCCGGATCAACATCGGTGTGCCGACCTACACCCGCGGCTGGAAGAACGTCCAGGGCGGTACCGACGGCCTGTGGGGCAAGTCGGTCGCGAACTCCTGCCCGCCCGGTTCCGGTCTGACCAAGTGCGGTGACGGTGCCGTCGGCATCGACAACATCTGGCACGACAAGGACACCAACGGGCAGGAGGCCCCGGCGGGCTTCAACCCGATGTGGCACGCCAAGAACCTGGAGAAGGGGATCGTCCCCGACTACCTCCCCAAGTTCGGTCTGCCCGCGAACTCCACGCTCACCGGCACCTACGTCCGCAAGTACGACTCGACCCTGGTCGCGCCGTGGCTGTGGAACGCCCAGAAGAAGGTCTTCATCTCCACCGAGGACGAGCAGTCCATGACGGCCAAGGCCGACTACGTGGTCAACAAGGGCCTCGGCGGCACGATGATCTGGGAGCTGGCGGGCGACTACGACTACAACACCGCCAAGGGCCAGTACGAGCCCGGCTCGTCGCTGATCTCGCTGATGTACAACAAGTACAAGGCGGCCACCCCGTACGGCGTGAAGAAGTCCAACACCGCGCTGCCCACCGAGGCGATCAACCTCGGTGTCGAGTTCGGCGGCTTCCAGCTCGGGGACAACAACTACCCGCTCAGCCCCAAGCTGAAGATCACCAACAACACCACGGCCACCCTGCCGGGCGGTACGGAGTTCCAGTTCGACTACGCGACCTCCGCGCCGAGCAACGCCAAGGACCAGTCCGGCTTCAACTCCCGGATCGTCAGCAGCGACCACACGGGCAACAACGTGGGCGGTCTGAAGGGTGACTTCCACCGGATCGCGCTGAAGCTGCCGGCCTGGCAGACGGTGGCCCCGGGCGCCTCGGTCGAGCTGGACTTCGTCTACTACCTGCCGACCTCGACGCCGTCCAACTGGACCGTCACCTTCGGCGGCAAGACCTATGCGGTCGCGGGCGACCTGGCGCGCGGGACGACCGTCGTCGACCCGGGCAGCGGCGGCACGACCGGCACCACGGGCACTACGGGTACGACCGGCACCACGGGCACCACGGGTACGACCGGCACCACCGGAACGACCGGTGCGAACGGTTCGACCACCGGCGGCTGCACCGCCCCGGCGTGGGACCGGAACACCGAGTACCCCGCCAATTCGCAGGTCTCCCACCAGGGCAAGAACTGGAAGTCCAAGTGGTGGACGAAGGGCGACGAGCCCGGAACCAGCCAGTGGGGCCCCTGGCAGGACCTCGGTGCCTGCTGA
- the rocD gene encoding ornithine--oxo-acid transaminase: MYCRPARQENGDPVTASETAIATAEAYSAHNYHPLPVVVATADGVWLTDVEGRRYLDLLSGYSALNFGHGNRRLVDAAKAQLERVTLTSRAFHHDRFADFCTGLAELCGMEMVLPMNTGAEAVETAVKTARKWGYRVKGVPDNRAKIVVAAGNFHGRTTTVISFSTDPEARADYGPYTPGFEIVPYGDPTALENALTENTVAVLLEPIQGESGVLVPPPGYLPTVRRLTRERNVLFIADEIQSGLGRTGRTFACEHEGVVPDMYILGKALGGGIVPVSAVVSSREILGVFHPGEHGSTFGGNPLACAVALEVIAMLRTGEYQQRATELGEHLHHELGLLTGGGAVEAVRGRGLWAGVDIAPAHGSGRQISEKLMERGVLVKDTHGSTIRIAPPLVISKEDLDWGLDQFRSVLSG; this comes from the coding sequence ATGTACTGCCGCCCGGCTCGCCAGGAGAACGGAGATCCCGTGACTGCTTCGGAGACCGCCATCGCCACCGCGGAGGCGTACAGCGCGCACAACTACCACCCTCTTCCCGTCGTCGTGGCGACCGCGGACGGCGTCTGGCTGACCGATGTGGAGGGCCGCCGCTATCTGGACCTGCTCTCCGGGTACTCCGCGCTCAATTTCGGCCACGGCAACCGTCGGCTGGTCGATGCGGCCAAGGCCCAGCTGGAGCGGGTCACGCTGACCTCCCGGGCCTTCCACCACGACCGGTTCGCCGACTTCTGCACCGGACTGGCGGAACTGTGCGGCATGGAGATGGTCCTGCCGATGAACACGGGCGCGGAAGCCGTGGAGACCGCGGTGAAGACGGCCCGTAAATGGGGCTACCGGGTCAAGGGCGTCCCCGACAACAGGGCGAAGATCGTCGTGGCCGCCGGCAACTTCCACGGCCGGACCACCACGGTGATCAGCTTCTCCACGGACCCCGAGGCCCGGGCGGACTACGGCCCCTACACCCCGGGGTTCGAGATCGTCCCGTACGGCGATCCGACCGCGCTGGAGAACGCCCTGACGGAGAACACCGTCGCCGTTCTGCTGGAGCCCATCCAGGGCGAGTCCGGGGTACTCGTCCCGCCCCCGGGCTATCTGCCGACCGTCCGCCGGCTCACCCGCGAACGGAACGTGCTGTTCATCGCCGACGAGATCCAGTCAGGTCTGGGCCGCACGGGCCGGACCTTCGCCTGCGAGCACGAGGGTGTCGTCCCCGATATGTACATCCTGGGGAAGGCACTGGGCGGCGGGATCGTCCCCGTCTCGGCGGTCGTGTCGTCGCGGGAGATCCTCGGGGTGTTCCACCCCGGTGAGCACGGTTCGACCTTCGGCGGCAATCCGCTGGCGTGCGCGGTGGCGCTGGAGGTGATCGCCATGCTGCGCACCGGCGAGTACCAGCAGCGCGCCACCGAACTGGGCGAGCACCTCCATCACGAGCTGGGGCTGCTCACCGGCGGCGGCGCGGTGGAGGCGGTGCGCGGCCGCGGACTCTGGGCGGGCGTCGACATCGCCCCGGCCCACGGCAGCGGCCGGCAGATCTCGGAGAAGCTGATGGAACGGGGTGTGCTGGTGAAGGACACCCACGGTTCGACGATCCGGATCGCCCCGCCCCTGGTGATCTCCAAGGAGGATCTCGACTGGGGTCTCGACCAGTTCAGGTCGGTGCTCTCCGGCTGA
- a CDS encoding serine hydroxymethyltransferase, which translates to MTLPLPHPALAAADPELAGLVADEELLQAATLRMIPSENYVSGAVLEACGTVLQNKYSEGYPGRRYYEGQQIIDRVERLAVDRAKAVFGVEHANVQPYSGSPANLAVYLAFAEPGDTVMGMALPMGGHLTHGWGVSATGTWFRGVQYGVRRDTGLVDYDEVRELALKERPKIIFCGGTALPRTIDFAAFAEIARESGALLVADVAHIAGLIAGGAHPSPVPHADVISTTTHKTLRGPRGAMLMSREEHAKALDRAVFPGLQGGPHNQTTAAIAVALHEAAQPSFRDYAHAVVANARALADALLTRGFDLVSGGTDNHLILMDLTGRSVPGKVAAKALDRAGIVVNYNTVPYDPRKPFDPSGIRIGTPSLTSRGLGTEHMATVAEWIDRGVTAAGSGDEAALAAVRAEVAELMSAHPAPGLTV; encoded by the coding sequence ATGACTCTTCCCCTGCCCCATCCCGCCCTTGCCGCGGCCGATCCGGAACTCGCCGGACTCGTCGCCGACGAGGAACTGCTCCAGGCCGCCACCCTGCGGATGATCCCCAGCGAGAACTATGTCTCCGGCGCGGTCCTGGAAGCCTGCGGCACCGTTCTGCAGAACAAGTACAGCGAGGGCTATCCGGGCCGCCGCTACTACGAGGGCCAGCAGATCATCGACCGGGTCGAGCGGCTGGCCGTGGACCGCGCCAAGGCCGTCTTCGGCGTCGAGCACGCGAATGTCCAGCCCTACTCCGGCTCCCCGGCCAATCTCGCCGTCTATCTCGCCTTCGCCGAGCCCGGCGACACCGTGATGGGCATGGCCCTGCCGATGGGCGGCCATCTCACCCACGGCTGGGGTGTTTCCGCCACCGGCACCTGGTTCCGCGGGGTCCAGTACGGAGTGCGCCGGGACACCGGGCTCGTCGACTACGACGAGGTCCGCGAGCTGGCCCTCAAGGAACGGCCGAAGATCATCTTCTGTGGTGGTACGGCTCTGCCGCGGACGATCGACTTCGCGGCCTTCGCGGAGATCGCCCGGGAGTCCGGGGCGCTGCTGGTGGCCGATGTCGCCCATATCGCCGGGCTGATCGCCGGTGGGGCGCACCCTTCGCCCGTGCCCCATGCGGATGTGATCTCCACGACGACCCACAAGACCCTCCGTGGTCCGCGCGGGGCGATGCTGATGTCCCGCGAGGAGCACGCCAAGGCCCTGGACCGCGCGGTCTTCCCCGGACTCCAGGGCGGCCCCCACAACCAGACCACCGCGGCGATCGCGGTCGCCCTCCACGAGGCGGCCCAGCCCTCCTTCCGCGACTACGCCCATGCCGTGGTGGCCAATGCCCGGGCCCTTGCCGATGCCCTGCTCACCCGGGGCTTCGATCTGGTCTCCGGCGGTACCGACAACCATCTGATCCTGATGGACCTGACCGGTCGGTCCGTGCCCGGCAAGGTCGCGGCCAAGGCTCTCGACCGGGCGGGGATCGTCGTCAACTACAACACCGTCCCCTATGACCCGAGGAAGCCTTTCGACCCCTCCGGGATCCGTATCGGTACTCCTTCTCTGACCTCCCGGGGTCTGGGGACCGAGCACATGGCGACGGTCGCCGAGTGGATCGACCGGGGGGTGACCGCGGCCGGGTCGGGGGACGAGGCCGCGCTCGCCGCCGTCCGCGCGGAGGTCGCCGAGCTGATGTCCGCCCATCCCGCGCCGGGTCTGACCGTCTGA
- a CDS encoding RNA polymerase sigma factor — protein sequence MSLILSGAEPISGLRCMKDVTVREGGRTAVGTDDRSASGGRGPVSAGGDEAALDATAVIARVRAGEPEAYAVLVRAHTQAALRAAVAFGAGADAEDVVQSAFLKAYQSLDGFRPGAEFRPWLLRIVVNETRNTLRSAGRRQALAGREAQLLGPRPVIPESADPAVSAESEERRAELTAALGELSEEQRQVVTYRYLLEMDEAETAEALGWPRGTVKSRLSRALAKLGRLIGAADRGEGR from the coding sequence ATGTCGCTCATTCTCTCAGGTGCGGAACCGATCTCCGGCCTCCGGTGTATGAAAGATGTGACCGTACGGGAGGGGGGACGGACCGCCGTCGGAACCGACGACCGGTCCGCGTCCGGAGGCCGGGGACCCGTGAGCGCGGGCGGGGACGAGGCTGCCCTGGACGCGACCGCGGTGATCGCCCGGGTGCGCGCCGGAGAGCCGGAGGCGTATGCGGTGCTGGTCCGCGCCCATACGCAGGCCGCTCTGCGTGCGGCGGTGGCGTTCGGCGCCGGGGCGGATGCGGAGGATGTGGTGCAGAGCGCGTTCCTCAAGGCCTACCAGTCGCTGGACGGCTTCCGGCCGGGCGCCGAATTCCGTCCGTGGCTGCTGCGGATCGTGGTCAATGAGACGAGGAACACCCTGCGCTCGGCCGGTCGGCGACAGGCGCTGGCCGGGCGCGAGGCGCAGCTGCTGGGACCCCGGCCGGTGATACCGGAATCGGCGGATCCGGCGGTGAGTGCGGAGTCGGAGGAGCGGCGGGCGGAGCTGACGGCGGCGCTCGGCGAGCTGAGCGAGGAGCAGCGGCAGGTGGTGACGTACCGCTATCTGCTGGAAATGGACGAGGCGGAGACGGCGGAGGCGCTGGGCTGGCCGCGGGGCACGGTGAAATCCCGGCTGAGCCGGGCGCTGGCGAAGCTGGGCCGGCTGATAGGCGCAGCGGATCGGGGCGAGGGGAGGTGA
- the trpS gene encoding tryptophan--tRNA ligase, whose amino-acid sequence MASVRPRALSGIQPTAGSFHLGNYLGAIRQYVALQETHDAFYMVVDLHAITVPQDPAELRANTRLAVAQLLASGLDPDRCTLFVQSHVPEHAQLGWVMNCLTGFGEASRMTQFKDKSAKQGADRATVGLFTYPILQVADILLYQAEAVPVGEDQRQHIELTRDLAERFNARFGETFTVPAPHIVKEVAKIYDLQDPTSKMSKSASTPKGLVNLLDEPKTTAKKIRSAVTDTGTVISFDPVEKAGISNLLTIYATLTGRSIPELVKEYEGRMYGALKTDLAEIVVDFVTPFRERTQAYLDDPETLDSILAKGAEKARAVAAESLATAYDRIGFLPAKH is encoded by the coding sequence ATGGCATCCGTCCGACCTCGCGCCCTGTCCGGGATCCAGCCCACCGCAGGCTCGTTCCACCTCGGGAACTACCTCGGGGCGATCCGCCAGTACGTGGCGCTGCAAGAGACCCACGACGCCTTCTACATGGTCGTCGACCTGCACGCGATCACGGTCCCGCAGGATCCGGCCGAGCTGCGGGCGAACACCCGGCTCGCCGTGGCCCAGCTGCTGGCCTCCGGCCTGGACCCCGACCGCTGCACCCTCTTCGTGCAGAGCCACGTCCCGGAGCACGCCCAGCTGGGCTGGGTGATGAACTGCCTGACCGGCTTCGGCGAGGCGTCCCGGATGACCCAGTTCAAGGACAAGTCGGCCAAGCAGGGGGCCGACCGGGCCACGGTCGGCCTGTTCACGTACCCGATCCTCCAGGTCGCGGACATCCTCCTCTACCAGGCCGAGGCCGTTCCGGTCGGCGAGGACCAGCGGCAGCACATCGAGCTGACCCGCGATCTCGCCGAGCGTTTCAACGCCCGCTTCGGGGAAACGTTCACGGTCCCCGCGCCGCACATCGTCAAGGAGGTCGCCAAGATCTACGACCTCCAGGACCCGACCAGCAAGATGAGCAAATCGGCCTCCACCCCCAAGGGCCTGGTCAATCTGCTCGACGAGCCGAAGACCACCGCGAAGAAGATCCGGAGCGCGGTCACCGACACCGGGACGGTCATCAGCTTCGACCCCGTGGAGAAGGCGGGCATCAGCAATCTGCTGACCATCTACGCCACGCTCACCGGCCGGTCGATCCCGGAGCTGGTGAAGGAGTACGAGGGCCGGATGTACGGGGCCCTGAAGACGGACCTCGCCGAGATCGTCGTGGACTTCGTCACGCCGTTCCGGGAGCGTACGCAGGCATATCTGGACGATCCGGAAACGCTGGACTCGATTCTCGCCAAGGGCGCGGAGAAGGCCCGGGCGGTTGCTGCGGAGTCGCTGGCGACGGCGTACGACCGGATCGGCTTCCTGCCCGCAAAGCACTAA
- a CDS encoding 2'-5' RNA ligase family protein, which produces MGTVTLGVSIAVPEPYGSLLQERRAGFGDPVAHCIPTHVTLVPPTVVDRSALPAVEAHLREAAAAGLPFVMRLSGTGTFRPVTPVVFVRVVEGAAACTRLQERIRTGSGPLARELQFPYHPHVTVAHAIDDPAMDRAHEELAAFEASWTCGSFSLYEQGGDGVWRQLHEYAFGSGIGSVPAQGSPVDEPQQVEPASSS; this is translated from the coding sequence GTGGGGACCGTAACGCTCGGCGTTTCGATCGCGGTCCCGGAGCCGTACGGCAGCCTGCTCCAGGAGCGGCGTGCGGGCTTCGGAGACCCCGTCGCGCACTGCATTCCCACCCATGTCACCCTCGTCCCGCCGACCGTGGTCGACCGGTCCGCGCTCCCCGCGGTGGAGGCGCATCTGCGTGAGGCTGCGGCGGCGGGCCTGCCGTTCGTGATGCGCCTCTCGGGGACGGGTACGTTCCGCCCGGTGACCCCGGTCGTCTTCGTCCGGGTCGTCGAGGGCGCCGCGGCCTGCACCCGGCTCCAGGAGCGGATCAGGACCGGTTCGGGCCCGCTGGCCCGTGAGCTCCAGTTCCCGTACCACCCGCATGTCACGGTCGCCCATGCCATCGACGATCCGGCGATGGACCGGGCGCACGAGGAGCTGGCCGCCTTCGAGGCGTCGTGGACCTGCGGTTCGTTCTCGTTGTACGAGCAGGGCGGCGACGGGGTCTGGCGTCAGCTGCACGAGTACGCGTTCGGCAGCGGTATCGGATCGGTGCCGGCGCAGGGCTCGCCGGTGGACGAACCACAGCAGGTCGAGCCCGCGTCCAGCTCCTGA
- a CDS encoding decaprenylphospho-beta-D-erythro-pentofuranosid-2-ulose 2-reductase — protein sequence MKDAFGAPQSLLILGGTSEIGLAVARRLIARRTRTVRLAGRPSPDLETAADSLRALGADVTTVPFDALDPAAHEEILGKVFADGDIDMVLLAFGVLGDQANDEGDPAAAVRVAQTNYTGAVSAGLVCATALQNQGHGSLVVLSSVAGERARRTNFIYGSSKAGLDAFAQGLGDALHGTGVHVMVVRPGFVRSRMTAGLPDAPLSTTPEAVALAVEQGLRRRSELVWVPGTLRVVMSALRHVPRPLFRRLPV from the coding sequence GTGAAAGACGCCTTCGGCGCCCCTCAGTCCCTGCTGATCCTCGGCGGTACGTCGGAGATCGGTCTCGCCGTCGCCCGGCGGCTGATCGCCCGCCGCACCCGGACCGTCCGGCTGGCCGGCCGGCCCTCCCCCGACCTCGAAACGGCGGCGGACTCGCTGCGCGCACTCGGCGCCGACGTCACCACGGTCCCCTTCGACGCCCTGGACCCGGCGGCGCACGAGGAGATCCTCGGCAAGGTGTTCGCGGACGGCGACATCGACATGGTCCTGCTCGCCTTCGGAGTGCTGGGCGACCAGGCCAACGACGAGGGCGACCCCGCCGCGGCCGTACGCGTCGCCCAGACCAACTACACCGGAGCCGTCTCCGCCGGACTGGTCTGCGCCACCGCGCTCCAGAACCAGGGGCACGGATCGCTGGTGGTGCTCTCGTCCGTCGCCGGGGAGCGCGCCCGCCGCACCAACTTCATCTACGGCTCCAGCAAAGCCGGGCTGGACGCGTTCGCGCAGGGGCTGGGGGACGCACTGCACGGCACGGGAGTGCATGTGATGGTCGTCCGCCCCGGGTTCGTCCGCAGCCGAATGACGGCGGGACTGCCGGACGCACCCCTGTCCACCACGCCCGAAGCCGTCGCACTCGCCGTGGAACAGGGGCTGCGGCGCAGATCGGAGCTGGTGTGGGTGCCGGGGACGCTCCGCGTGGTGATGTCGGCACTCCGGCACGTACCCCGCCCGCTGTTCCGCCGGCTGCCTGTTTGA
- a CDS encoding FAD-binding oxidoreductase, producing MAADTRTTPTTDADDPFVSVTGWGRTAPSTAYLWRPRTHEQAAAAVREWGARGGIARGLGRAYGDAAQNAGGCVLDMTGLDRIHSIDVTAGTVVCDAGVSLHRLMEVLLPLGWFVPVSPGTRYITVGGAIGASVHGKNHHVSGAFTRHVSAFDLLLPDGSVRTVTPGTDLFDATAGGMGLTGVVLAAVIRLHRVETSYMLVDTERATDLDDVLARLAADAERHRYSVAWIDLLARGRSTGRSVITRGDHAPLAALPARARRAPLAFRPGTLPPAPAAVPPGLLNRATVGLFNEFWYRTSPRAGSGRLQRLTAFFHPLDGVPHWNRVYGRNGFVQYQFVVGHGQEETLRRIVRRIARRGCPSFLAVLKRFGASDPGWLSFPVPGWTLALDIPAGLPGLGAFLDELDEEVVGAGGRVYLAKDSRVRPEALAAMYPRLDEFRALRARTGADRVFTSDLSRRLSL from the coding sequence ATGGCTGCCGACACCCGCACCACCCCCACCACCGACGCCGACGACCCGTTCGTGTCCGTCACCGGCTGGGGCCGTACCGCCCCCTCCACGGCCTATCTCTGGCGCCCCCGCACCCATGAGCAGGCGGCCGCCGCCGTCCGCGAATGGGGGGCGCGCGGCGGAATCGCCCGCGGGCTCGGCCGGGCGTACGGGGACGCGGCACAGAACGCGGGCGGCTGCGTCCTCGATATGACGGGCCTCGACCGCATCCACTCCATCGACGTGACGGCCGGCACCGTCGTCTGCGACGCGGGGGTCAGCCTGCACCGGCTGATGGAAGTGCTGCTGCCGCTGGGCTGGTTCGTGCCGGTATCGCCGGGCACCCGCTACATCACCGTCGGCGGCGCGATCGGCGCCTCAGTCCACGGGAAGAACCACCACGTCAGCGGCGCCTTCACCCGCCACGTCAGCGCCTTCGACCTGCTCCTGCCCGACGGCAGCGTACGGACCGTCACCCCGGGCACCGACCTGTTCGACGCCACCGCAGGCGGCATGGGACTGACCGGGGTGGTGCTCGCCGCGGTGATCCGGCTGCACCGGGTGGAGACCTCGTACATGCTGGTCGACACCGAACGCGCCACCGACCTCGACGATGTGCTCGCCCGGCTCGCCGCCGACGCCGAACGGCACCGCTACTCGGTCGCGTGGATCGACCTGCTCGCCCGCGGCCGGTCCACCGGCCGCTCGGTGATCACCCGCGGCGACCACGCCCCGCTCGCGGCGCTGCCCGCCCGCGCCCGCCGCGCCCCGCTCGCCTTCCGCCCCGGGACCCTGCCCCCGGCTCCGGCAGCCGTACCGCCCGGACTGCTGAACCGGGCGACCGTCGGGCTGTTCAACGAGTTCTGGTACCGCACCTCGCCCCGCGCGGGCAGCGGCCGGCTCCAGCGGCTCACGGCGTTCTTCCACCCCCTGGACGGGGTGCCGCACTGGAACCGGGTCTACGGCCGGAACGGCTTCGTCCAGTACCAGTTCGTCGTCGGACACGGACAGGAGGAGACACTGCGCCGGATCGTCCGGCGGATCGCCCGCCGCGGCTGCCCGTCGTTCCTCGCCGTGCTCAAGCGGTTCGGCGCATCCGACCCGGGCTGGCTGTCGTTCCCGGTGCCCGGCTGGACGCTGGCGCTGGACATCCCGGCCGGACTGCCGGGGCTCGGAGCGTTCCTCGACGAACTCGACGAGGAGGTGGTGGGCGCGGGCGGCCGGGTGTACCTCGCCAAGGACTCACGGGTGCGGCCCGAGGCGCTCGCGGCCATGTACCCGCGGCTCGACGAGTTCCGCGCGCTGCGCGCCCGTACCGGAGCGGACCGGGTCTTCACCTCGGACCTGTCCCGCCGCCTCTCCCTCTAG
- a CDS encoding phosphatase PAP2 family protein, with product MLAALRDCGDRPAVAAAARSLSYAGEHAALWLAAGLTGAAADPARRSAWLRATAAVAGAHLASMAVKRVVRRPRPPDGGGRAALVRTAGRHSFPSSHAASAAAAAVAFGALLPRGGGRRLLPAAVAAAMCVSRVVVGVHYPTDVLAGALLGGLTARVPTVTRPRTPTSRNGRPV from the coding sequence CTGCTGGCCGCGCTGCGCGACTGCGGCGACCGTCCGGCCGTCGCCGCCGCGGCCCGCTCCCTCTCCTACGCGGGTGAGCACGCCGCGCTCTGGCTGGCCGCCGGTCTGACCGGCGCCGCGGCCGACCCGGCCCGCCGCTCCGCCTGGCTCCGGGCCACCGCCGCCGTCGCCGGGGCGCATCTGGCGAGCATGGCCGTGAAGCGGGTGGTACGGCGGCCCCGGCCGCCCGATGGCGGCGGTCGCGCGGCCCTCGTCCGTACCGCGGGACGGCACTCCTTCCCTAGCTCGCACGCCGCTTCGGCAGCGGCGGCAGCGGTCGCCTTCGGGGCGCTGCTGCCCCGTGGCGGCGGCCGCCGGCTGCTCCCGGCCGCCGTGGCGGCGGCGATGTGCGTGTCCCGGGTCGTCGTCGGTGTGCACTATCCGACCGACGTCCTCGCGGGAGCCCTGCTCGGCGGTCTCACGGCCCGCGTGCCCACCGTCACCCGCCCGCGCACCCCCACCAGCCGGAACGGGAGGCCCGTGTGA